The sequence below is a genomic window from Lysobacter stagni.
CTGTCGCGCGCGCAGCTGATGGACCGCGTCTGGGGCGATGCGCTGGAGAGCGGCGACCGCACCGTCGATACGCACATCAAGACGCTGCGCGCCAAGCTGCGCGACGTCGCGCCCGACGTCGACCCGATCCGCACGCACCGCGGGTTGGGTTACTCGCTGGACACGGACGCGTGAGGGCGCGGCAATGAAAATAGGCCTGCGCGTTTTCCTGGGGTACTTCGTCATCGTCGCGCTGGCGGGACTGCTGCTGGCGCAGGTGTTCGTCGCGCAGGTGAAGCCCGGCGTTCGCCAGGCGATGGAGGACACGCTGGTCGACACCGCCAACGTGCTGGCGGAACTGGCCACCGACGACCTGCTGGCCGGACGCATCGCCGACGGCGATTTCGCCCACCGCGTGCGCGCGATGGCGCAGCGCGACTACGGCGCGCGCATCTGGGGCTTCGGCAAGCGCAGCTCGCAGTACCGCATCTACGTCACCGACGCGCACGGCATCGTGGTGTTCGACAGCGAAGGCCGCGACGTCGGGCGCGACTATTCGCGCTGGAACGACGTCTACCGGACCCTGCGCGGTCAGTATGGCGCGCGCTCCACGCGCAGCGATCCGGCCGATCCGGACTCCACCGTGATGCATGTCGCCGCGCCCATCCGCGATCCGCAGGGACGTATCGCCGGCGTGCTCACCGTGGCCAAGCCCAACCGGACGATCGCGCCGTTCATCGAGCGCAGCCAGCGCGTGGTGCAGCGCTGGGGCGCGGTGCTGCTGGGCGTTTCGTTGCTGATCGGGCTGGTGGCGGCGTGGTGGTTGTCGCACCAGCTGGGCCTGCTTCGTCGTTACGCGCACGCCGTCACCGCGGGCGAACGCACCGCGTTGCCGCACACGGCGGGTGAATTCGGCGAGCTGGGGCGCGCGCTGGAAACCATGCGCACGCGCCTGGAAGGAAAGCAGTACGTCGAGCACTACGTCCACACGCTCACGCACGAGATGAAGAGCCCGCTGGCGGCCATCCGCGGCAGCGCCGAGCTGCTGGAAGGGCCGCTGGAAGAGGTCGACCGCCTCCGCTTCGCCGCCAGCATCCGCGCCCAGAGCGACCGGCTCGCGCAGATGATCGACAAGATGCTGGCGCTTGCGGCGGTGGAGCATCGCCAACGGCTGGACCATCCCGAACCGGTGCAGCTGGCGCAGCTGGTGGAGGAGGCGACCTCGCAATGCGCCACCCGCCTGGAACGCGCCGGCCTGTCACTGGACCTGGATGTATCGCCCGATCTGCCGCACGTGCACGGCGACCCGTTCCTGCTACGGCAGGCGCTGGTGAACCTGATCGAGAACGCCATCGACTTCGCGCCGCACGGCAGCCGGATCGGCGTGCGCCTGTTCCGCGATGGCGACCGCCAATGCGTGGAAGTGCTGGACAGTGGCCCGGGAATTCCCGATTACGCGGTCGGTCGCGTGTTCGAGCGTTTCTACTCGCTGCCGCGGCCGGGCAATGGCAGTCGCAGCAGCGGCCTGGGCCTGTGCTTCGTCGCGGAGGTGGCAACGCTGCACGGCGGCGGCGCGGCGCTGTGCAATCGCGACGAAGGGGGAGCGTTGGCGCGGTTGTCGCTACCGGAATAGCGGAGGCGTCGCTTTCACCTCTCCCCTTGCAGGAGAGGTCGACGCGCGAAGCGCTTCGGCAGAGGGAACGCGCAAGCGGCCGACTTCACGCTCGCTTCACCGAAACCCCATCGTCTCCCCACGCGTACCGCGGACCCTGTCGCCATTCCACGACAGGAGTTGCCCATGCTGCGCCTTGCATTGAAGGTCGCGTTCGTCTTTGTCATGACGCTCGCGATCCTGATCCCGCTATCGATGATCCGCGGCGTCATCCACGAGCGCCAGGAGTATCGCGCGCAGGCGGTCGCGGACATCGCGCGCAGCTACGCTGGTGCGCAGTCCTTCGCCGGGCCCGTGCTGGTCGTGCCATACACGCAGACCGAAGAGGTCGAAGATCCCACGCCCTACGACCCGCATCGCAAGGTGCAGCGCGCCAGGACGGACTACTGGACCTTCTTCCCCTCCATGCTCGACGTGCGCGGCCCGATGCGGCCCGACACGCGGCGGCGCGGGTTGCACGAAGTGCGCGTGTTCGAATGGCAGGGCAAGGCCAGGGCGCGTTTCGACGTGCGCATTCCCGTCGAGCCCGGCGCCATCGGTCTGCAGATCGGAAAACCGTGGCTGAGCTACGCCATCGCCGACGTGCGCGGCCTGCGCGCCACGCCGCGACTGCGCATCAACGGACGTGACGTCGCGCTGCAGGAAGGGATGGGTGCCCGCACCGGCCCCGGGTTGCACGTCCGCCTGGAGGCGCCGACGGCCGGGCAGGCCCTGACGCTCGATACCGAGCTCGACATGCGCCTGGGCGGCACCGAATCGCTCGCGCTGGTTCCGCTGGGCAAGACCAATCGTTTCGCGCTCGATTCCAGCTGGCGCCATCCCAGTTTCGGCGGCACCTCGCCGCGACAGGACATCGACGCGCGCGGCTTCCGGGCCGAGTGGGACATCGCCTCGGTCGCAAGTACCGCGCAGCGCCAGTGGCTGGAAGGCCGCTCGTTGCCC
It includes:
- the creC gene encoding two-component system sensor histidine kinase CreC, whose protein sequence is MKIGLRVFLGYFVIVALAGLLLAQVFVAQVKPGVRQAMEDTLVDTANVLAELATDDLLAGRIADGDFAHRVRAMAQRDYGARIWGFGKRSSQYRIYVTDAHGIVVFDSEGRDVGRDYSRWNDVYRTLRGQYGARSTRSDPADPDSTVMHVAAPIRDPQGRIAGVLTVAKPNRTIAPFIERSQRVVQRWGAVLLGVSLLIGLVAAWWLSHQLGLLRRYAHAVTAGERTALPHTAGEFGELGRALETMRTRLEGKQYVEHYVHTLTHEMKSPLAAIRGSAELLEGPLEEVDRLRFAASIRAQSDRLAQMIDKMLALAAVEHRQRLDHPEPVQLAQLVEEATSQCATRLERAGLSLDLDVSPDLPHVHGDPFLLRQALVNLIENAIDFAPHGSRIGVRLFRDGDRQCVEVLDSGPGIPDYAVGRVFERFYSLPRPGNGSRSSGLGLCFVAEVATLHGGGAALCNRDEGGALARLSLPE
- the creD gene encoding cell envelope integrity protein CreD, with product MLRLALKVAFVFVMTLAILIPLSMIRGVIHERQEYRAQAVADIARSYAGAQSFAGPVLVVPYTQTEEVEDPTPYDPHRKVQRARTDYWTFFPSMLDVRGPMRPDTRRRGLHEVRVFEWQGKARARFDVRIPVEPGAIGLQIGKPWLSYAIADVRGLRATPRLRINGRDVALQEGMGARTGPGLHVRLEAPTAGQALTLDTELDMRLGGTESLALVPLGKTNRFALDSSWRHPSFGGTSPRQDIDARGFRAEWDIASVASTAQRQWLEGRSLPAMDSGVANMSGLDAVGVSLIDPVDIYTQADRATKYGLLFVLLTFVGFFIFELIKQLPIHPIQYGLVGLSLAIFFLLLVSLSEHFAFVYSYLAASVACIGLLGFYLSAVLRSVGRGLGFAVMLATLYAALYGLLVSEDNALVLGAGLLFLVLATIMVVTRRVDWYQLAGARPVARLE